From the Streptomyces sp. KMM 9044 genome, one window contains:
- the lysS gene encoding lysine--tRNA ligase: MPIVAQSTETTDWVSRFADEVIEESERRAPGKPVVVASGLSPSGPIHLGNLREVMTPHLVADEIRRRGHRVRHLISWDDYDRYRKVPAGVEGVDETWAEHIGKPLTSVPAPKGSPYPTWAEHFKAAMAESLAELGVEFDGISQTEQYTSGAYREQILHAIRHRGDIDAILGQYRTRKAPAKQQQKAVDEAELEAAEGSGAAAEDDGSTGSAGYFPYKPYCGNCEKDLTTVTSYDDDSTELTYACTACGFCETVRLGEFNRGKLVWKVDWPMRWAYEGVIFEPSGVDHSSPGSSFQVGGQIVGIFGGKQPIGPMYAFVGISGMAKMSSSRGGVPTPADALKIMEPQLLRWLYARRRPNQSFKVAFDQEIQRLYDEWDRLDAKVTEGTALPGDIAAHSRAVGTASGALPMTPRPLPYRTLASVADITGGHTDQALRILSDFDPAHPLASLDEARPRYDKAEAWITLHVPADQRTIVRTEPDEMLLKSLDEQGRQSLRLLLDGLADHWSLDGLTHHVYGVPKVQAGFPADATPKELPAEIKAAQRSFFALLYHLMVGRDTGPRLPTLLLAVGQERVRLLLGD, from the coding sequence GTGCCGATCGTGGCTCAGAGCACCGAGACCACCGACTGGGTCTCCCGTTTCGCGGACGAGGTCATCGAGGAGTCGGAGCGTCGGGCCCCGGGCAAACCTGTGGTCGTCGCGTCCGGACTGTCCCCGTCGGGCCCCATCCACCTGGGCAACCTCCGCGAGGTCATGACCCCGCACCTGGTCGCCGACGAGATCCGCCGCCGCGGCCACCGGGTCCGACACCTGATCTCCTGGGACGACTACGACCGGTACCGCAAGGTCCCGGCCGGTGTCGAGGGCGTCGACGAGACGTGGGCCGAGCACATCGGCAAGCCGCTCACCTCGGTCCCGGCTCCCAAGGGCTCCCCGTACCCGACCTGGGCCGAGCACTTCAAGGCAGCCATGGCCGAGTCGCTCGCCGAGCTGGGCGTGGAGTTCGACGGCATCAGCCAGACGGAGCAGTACACCTCCGGTGCCTACCGCGAGCAGATCCTGCACGCCATCAGGCACCGCGGCGACATCGACGCGATCCTCGGCCAGTACCGCACCAGGAAGGCCCCGGCGAAGCAGCAGCAGAAGGCGGTCGACGAGGCCGAGCTGGAGGCGGCGGAGGGCTCCGGCGCCGCCGCCGAGGACGACGGCAGCACCGGCTCCGCCGGCTACTTCCCGTACAAGCCGTACTGCGGCAACTGCGAGAAGGACCTCACCACCGTCACCTCGTACGACGACGACAGCACCGAGCTGACCTACGCCTGCACCGCCTGCGGCTTCTGCGAGACGGTCCGGCTGGGCGAGTTCAACCGCGGCAAGCTGGTCTGGAAGGTCGACTGGCCGATGCGCTGGGCGTACGAGGGCGTGATCTTCGAGCCGAGCGGGGTCGACCACTCCTCGCCCGGGTCGTCGTTCCAGGTCGGCGGGCAGATCGTCGGCATCTTCGGCGGCAAGCAGCCGATCGGCCCCATGTACGCCTTCGTCGGCATCAGCGGCATGGCCAAGATGTCGTCCTCACGCGGCGGCGTCCCCACGCCCGCCGACGCGCTGAAGATCATGGAACCCCAGCTGCTGCGCTGGCTGTACGCACGCCGCCGCCCCAACCAGTCCTTCAAGGTCGCCTTCGACCAGGAGATCCAGCGCCTCTACGACGAGTGGGACCGGCTCGACGCCAAGGTCACCGAGGGTACCGCCCTGCCCGGCGACATCGCCGCGCACTCCCGCGCGGTGGGCACGGCGAGTGGCGCGCTGCCCATGACGCCCCGGCCGCTGCCGTACCGCACCCTCGCCTCCGTCGCCGACATCACCGGCGGGCACACGGACCAGGCGCTGCGCATCCTCAGCGACTTCGACCCCGCCCACCCGCTCGCCTCGCTCGACGAGGCCCGGCCCCGCTACGACAAGGCCGAGGCGTGGATCACCCTCCACGTCCCGGCCGACCAGCGCACCATCGTGCGTACGGAGCCGGACGAGATGCTGCTGAAGTCCCTCGACGAGCAGGGCCGCCAGTCCCTGCGGCTGCTGCTCGACGGACTCGCCGACCACTGGTCCCTGGACGGGCTCACCCACCATGTCTACGGTGTCCCCAAGGTCCAGGCCGGCTTCCCCGCCGACGCCACGCCCAAGGAACTGCCCGCGGAGATCAAGGCCGCGCAGCGGTCGTTCTTCGCGCTGCTCTACCACCTGATGGTCGGGCGGGACACGGGTCCGCGTCTTCCCACCCTGCTGCTCGCGGTGGGGCAGGAGCGGGTGCGGCTGCTGCTCGGGGACTGA
- the argS gene encoding arginine--tRNA ligase translates to MASVTSLSDSVQQHLASALSAVRPEAAGADPLLRRSDRADYQANGILALAKKAKANPRELAAEVVAHVVTGDELIKDVEVSGPGFLNLTIADRAITANLAARYADPERLGVPVVPDPGTTVIDYAQPNVAKEMHVGHLRSAVIGDSVVQLLEFTGENVVRRHHIGDWGTQFGMLIQYLDEHPHELDHKDAESLQASGQEAMSNLDRLYKTARKLFDSDEEFKTRSRRRVVDLQAGDPQTLAIWQKFVDESKIYFFSVFDKLDMEIQDADIVGESGYNDMLAETCRLLEESGVAVRSEGALCVFFEDVLGPDGKQVPLIVQKSDGGYGYAATDLSAIRDRVFHLKADTLLYVVDARQALHFKMVFETARRAGWLGDGVTALQLAFGTILGKDGKPFKTREGETVKLVDLLDEAIDRASAVVREKAQDLSGEEIAERGTQVGVGAVKYADLSTSANRDYKFDLDQMVSLNGDTSVYLQYAYARIQSILRKAPEGVHPSAHPELALHAAERALGLHVDAFAETVADAAREYAPHKLAAYLYQLASLYTSFYDKCPVLKAGSPDQVANRLFLCDVTARTLHRGMALLGIRTPERL, encoded by the coding sequence ATGGCCTCGGTCACGTCCCTCAGCGACTCCGTCCAGCAGCATCTCGCGTCCGCGCTCTCGGCCGTCCGGCCCGAGGCCGCCGGCGCGGACCCGCTGCTGCGCCGAAGCGACCGGGCGGACTACCAGGCCAACGGCATCCTGGCGCTGGCCAAGAAGGCGAAGGCGAACCCGCGGGAGCTGGCCGCCGAGGTCGTCGCGCACGTCGTCACCGGTGACGAGCTGATCAAGGACGTCGAGGTCTCCGGACCCGGCTTCCTCAACCTCACGATCGCGGACCGGGCGATCACCGCGAACCTCGCCGCGCGGTACGCGGACCCCGAGCGCCTCGGCGTGCCGGTGGTCCCGGACCCCGGCACCACGGTGATCGACTACGCCCAGCCGAACGTGGCGAAGGAGATGCACGTCGGCCACCTGCGGTCCGCCGTGATCGGCGACTCCGTCGTCCAGCTCCTGGAGTTCACCGGGGAGAACGTGGTGCGCCGCCACCACATCGGCGACTGGGGAACCCAGTTCGGCATGCTCATCCAGTACCTGGACGAGCACCCGCACGAGTTGGACCACAAGGACGCCGAGAGCCTCCAGGCCTCCGGTCAGGAGGCGATGTCCAACCTGGACCGCCTCTACAAGACCGCGCGGAAGCTGTTCGACTCCGACGAGGAGTTCAAGACGCGCTCCCGGCGCCGGGTGGTCGACCTCCAGGCGGGCGATCCGCAGACGCTCGCCATCTGGCAGAAGTTCGTCGACGAGTCGAAGATCTACTTCTTCTCCGTCTTCGACAAGCTGGACATGGAGATCCAGGACGCGGACATCGTCGGCGAGTCCGGCTACAACGACATGCTCGCCGAGACCTGCCGCCTGCTGGAGGAGTCGGGCGTCGCGGTCCGCTCCGAGGGCGCGCTGTGCGTGTTCTTCGAGGACGTCCTGGGCCCGGACGGCAAGCAGGTCCCGCTGATCGTGCAGAAGTCGGACGGCGGCTACGGCTACGCGGCGACCGACCTGTCGGCGATCCGCGACCGTGTCTTCCACCTGAAGGCCGACACCCTGCTGTACGTGGTGGACGCCCGGCAGGCGCTGCACTTCAAGATGGTCTTCGAGACCGCGCGCCGGGCCGGCTGGCTCGGGGACGGTGTGACGGCGCTCCAGCTGGCGTTCGGCACGATCCTCGGCAAGGACGGCAAGCCGTTCAAGACCCGCGAGGGCGAGACGGTGAAGCTGGTCGACCTGCTGGACGAGGCGATCGACCGCGCCTCGGCGGTGGTCCGGGAGAAGGCACAGGACCTGTCCGGGGAGGAGATCGCCGAGCGGGGCACCCAGGTGGGCGTCGGCGCGGTGAAGTACGCGGACCTGTCGACGTCGGCGAACCGGGACTACAAGTTCGACCTCGACCAGATGGTCTCGCTGAACGGCGACACGTCGGTGTACCTCCAGTACGCCTACGCCCGCATCCAGTCGATCCTGCGCAAGGCCCCCGAGGGCGTACACCCGTCGGCGCACCCGGAGTTGGCGCTGCACGCGGCCGAGCGGGCGCTGGGCCTGCACGTCGACGCGTTCGCGGAGACGGTGGCGGACGCGGCCCGCGAGTACGCCCCGCACAAGCTGGCCGCGTACCTGTACCAGCTGGCGTCCCTGTACACGTCGTTCTACGACAAGTGCCCGGTGCTGAAGGCCGGGTCGCCGGACCAGGTGGCCAACCGCCTGTTCCTGTGCGACGTCACGGCCCGCACGCTGCACCGGGGCATGGCCCTGCTGGGCATCAGGACGCCCGAGCGGCTCTGA
- a CDS encoding peptidoglycan-binding domain-containing protein codes for MRAMTKALVSVTTAVGIAAGGLATAGTSFAAPAQDTKAVASAEAVAPLAVVNLGLSTAEAKKVQDWLRTYWGYTGARDGQLGTNSWKAFQRGLRAYWGYNDAIDGIVGPNTVKALQRLLKAHWGYTGAIDGIAGSGTQAAFKRFANANSS; via the coding sequence ATGCGAGCCATGACGAAGGCACTCGTCAGCGTCACCACGGCCGTGGGGATAGCCGCCGGTGGCCTGGCCACCGCGGGCACCAGCTTCGCGGCACCGGCGCAGGACACCAAGGCCGTGGCGAGTGCCGAGGCGGTCGCTCCGCTCGCGGTGGTCAACCTCGGTCTGAGCACGGCGGAGGCCAAGAAGGTCCAGGACTGGCTGCGGACGTACTGGGGCTACACCGGGGCGAGGGACGGCCAGCTCGGCACCAACAGCTGGAAGGCCTTCCAGCGCGGTCTCAGGGCGTACTGGGGTTACAACGACGCGATCGACGGGATCGTCGGACCCAACACGGTGAAGGCGCTGCAGCGACTGCTGAAGGCACACTGGGGCTACACCGGCGCCATCGACGGCATCGCCGGCTCGGGGACCCAGGCCGCGTTCAAGCGGTTCGCCAACGCCAACTCCAGCTGA
- a CDS encoding peptidoglycan-binding protein translates to MSRWKALPAELDPSARNLVVRLRWLKDHSGLSLRQLASKSGYSASSWERYLGGRSLPPRGAVEALASINGEEPSRLLAAWEVAAEAWNGRTATAPPASTADTAPAPAPAAAAAEPITAVPAEPPGPTAGHTADPVRGRAFQVAVAAGVAALLLAASAAAVLVGRMGTDGGAATSPTSSAAAAMSSPSAVPGYTCRVERVDGLWYAGQSDTKEELLANGYAGPEVAEVQCLLERAGYAPGDIDGIYGPLTERAVTRLQRDAGLVVDGIVGPHTWGALRG, encoded by the coding sequence ATGTCGCGCTGGAAGGCCCTGCCCGCTGAACTCGACCCGAGCGCACGCAACCTGGTGGTGCGTTTACGGTGGCTGAAGGACCACAGCGGACTGAGCCTGCGCCAGCTCGCGTCGAAGAGCGGATACAGCGCCTCGTCGTGGGAGCGCTACCTCGGCGGCAGATCGCTGCCGCCGAGAGGGGCCGTGGAGGCACTCGCCTCGATCAACGGCGAGGAGCCGTCCCGGCTGCTCGCCGCGTGGGAGGTCGCCGCCGAGGCCTGGAACGGACGCACGGCAACGGCACCTCCGGCTTCGACTGCGGATACGGCTCCGGCTCCGGCTCCGGCGGCGGCGGCGGCGGAACCGATCACGGCCGTGCCCGCGGAGCCCCCCGGGCCGACCGCCGGCCACACGGCTGATCCGGTGCGCGGGAGGGCCTTCCAGGTCGCGGTCGCCGCAGGTGTGGCGGCCCTCCTGCTGGCCGCGTCGGCGGCTGCGGTCCTGGTCGGCCGGATGGGCACGGACGGCGGCGCCGCGACGTCGCCCACGTCGTCGGCCGCGGCGGCGATGTCGTCACCGTCGGCCGTACCCGGGTACACCTGCCGGGTGGAGCGGGTCGACGGTCTCTGGTACGCGGGGCAGAGCGACACGAAGGAGGAGCTCCTGGCGAACGGCTACGCCGGGCCGGAGGTCGCCGAGGTGCAGTGCCTGCTGGAACGCGCGGGTTACGCGCCGGGGGACATCGACGGCATCTACGGCCCGTTGACCGAACGCGCCGTCACCCGCCTGCAACGGGACGCCGGTCTGGTCGTGGACGGCATCGTCGGCCCGCACACCTGGGGGGCCTTGCGGGGATGA
- a CDS encoding helix-turn-helix domain-containing protein gives MRSPNGSGDARRTPRTPSAPAGTPSPERARLTAALRDLKERAGLSLTRLEERTPFSKSSWGRYLKGETLPPREAVRELCRLAGEPAARCLALWELAESESSGRAAQARAPAPAAPPEPGPAPPAPPAPAPADPSRPADGPEPRRGPRRIASVIAAVLAVAAAGMTATVLLLPSDRAPDEARAPLTAGTGSGTGTATGTAPPPPRCRGAACEGRDPVNMLCGFPPDTLIEHRTASGAHLQVRYSSECGTSWGRVWGTRVGDRVELTAAGPTRSAEVTDALDAKAYVYTPMTRSRPGTVVRACFRSATAPGRECFEATVR, from the coding sequence ATGAGGTCGCCGAACGGTTCCGGAGACGCGCGGCGCACACCCCGTACGCCGAGTGCACCTGCTGGTACGCCGTCACCGGAGCGTGCCCGGCTGACCGCCGCCCTGCGGGACCTCAAGGAACGCGCGGGCCTGAGCCTGACCCGGCTGGAGGAACGCACGCCGTTCAGCAAGTCCTCCTGGGGCCGCTATCTCAAGGGCGAGACGCTGCCGCCCCGGGAGGCCGTGCGGGAGCTGTGCCGGCTGGCGGGGGAACCGGCCGCACGCTGCCTGGCCCTGTGGGAGCTCGCGGAGTCGGAGAGCAGCGGCCGGGCGGCCCAGGCCCGTGCCCCGGCGCCGGCCGCACCACCGGAACCCGGCCCGGCACCGCCCGCACCCCCGGCGCCCGCCCCGGCCGACCCGTCGCGGCCTGCGGACGGACCGGAGCCCCGCAGAGGTCCCCGGCGCATCGCGTCCGTCATCGCGGCCGTGCTGGCGGTGGCCGCCGCAGGCATGACCGCCACCGTCCTCCTCCTGCCGTCCGACCGGGCACCCGACGAAGCCCGGGCACCGCTCACGGCCGGAACGGGCAGCGGCACGGGAACCGCGACCGGGACCGCCCCACCCCCGCCCCGCTGCCGGGGGGCCGCCTGCGAGGGCAGGGACCCGGTGAACATGCTCTGCGGCTTCCCCCCGGACACCCTCATCGAGCACCGCACCGCCTCCGGCGCCCACCTGCAGGTGCGGTACAGCTCCGAGTGCGGAACGAGCTGGGGCCGTGTCTGGGGCACCCGGGTGGGCGACCGCGTCGAGCTGACCGCGGCCGGCCCGACCCGCTCCGCCGAGGTCACGGATGCCCTGGACGCGAAGGCGTACGTCTACACGCCCATGACGAGATCCCGCCCGGGCACCGTCGTACGAGCCTGCTTCCGCTCCGCGACGGCCCCGGGACGGGAGTGCTTCGAGGCCACGGTCCGCTGA
- a CDS encoding glutathione-independent formaldehyde dehydrogenase, producing MKAVVYKGPFSVEVEDAEKPRIQHPNDVIVRITSTAICGSDLHMYEGRTGAEPGIVFGHENMGIVEEVGQGVTAIEEGDRVVMPFNVACGFCTNCAAGFTGYCTTVNPGFAGGAYGYVSMGPWQGGQAEYLRVPYADFNCLKLPQGKEYESDFILLADIFPTGYHGCELAQVSPGESVAVYGAGPVGLMAAYSALLRGAKKVFVVDRVAERLQKAEEIGAVPVDFSKGDPVEQIKEQTGGAGTDKGVDAVGYQATATTPGDTHEEPATVLNALVGTVRPTGALGVPGLYVPADPGAPDEQAKQGMLLVAIGKLFEKGLRIGTGQCNVKRYNRQLRDMIIEGRAKPSFVVSHELGLDQASSAYDKFDKRIEGYTKVVLHP from the coding sequence ATGAAAGCCGTCGTTTACAAGGGGCCGTTCAGCGTCGAGGTCGAGGATGCGGAGAAGCCCCGCATCCAGCACCCGAACGACGTGATCGTACGGATCACCTCCACCGCGATATGCGGCTCCGACCTGCACATGTACGAGGGACGGACCGGCGCCGAGCCCGGCATCGTCTTCGGCCACGAGAACATGGGAATCGTCGAGGAGGTCGGTCAGGGCGTCACCGCGATCGAGGAGGGCGACCGCGTGGTCATGCCCTTCAACGTCGCCTGCGGGTTCTGCACCAACTGCGCCGCGGGATTCACCGGATACTGCACGACCGTCAATCCCGGCTTCGCCGGCGGCGCCTACGGCTATGTCTCCATGGGGCCCTGGCAGGGCGGCCAGGCCGAATACCTGCGCGTTCCCTACGCGGACTTCAACTGCCTGAAACTACCTCAGGGAAAGGAGTACGAGAGCGATTTCATCCTGCTCGCCGACATCTTTCCCACCGGCTACCACGGCTGTGAGCTCGCCCAGGTCAGCCCCGGTGAGAGCGTCGCGGTGTACGGGGCGGGCCCGGTCGGGCTCATGGCCGCCTACTCGGCTCTGCTGCGCGGCGCGAAGAAGGTGTTCGTCGTGGACCGGGTCGCCGAGCGGCTGCAGAAGGCCGAGGAGATCGGCGCGGTGCCGGTCGACTTCTCCAAGGGCGACCCGGTCGAGCAGATCAAGGAGCAGACCGGGGGCGCCGGCACGGACAAGGGCGTGGACGCCGTCGGCTACCAGGCGACGGCGACGACACCGGGGGACACGCACGAGGAACCGGCGACCGTGCTCAACGCGCTCGTCGGCACGGTCAGGCCGACCGGAGCGCTCGGCGTGCCCGGACTCTACGTCCCGGCCGACCCGGGAGCACCGGACGAGCAGGCCAAGCAGGGCATGCTCCTCGTCGCGATCGGCAAGCTCTTCGAGAAGGGCCTGCGGATCGGGACGGGCCAGTGCAACGTGAAGCGCTACAACCGGCAACTGCGCGACATGATCATCGAGGGCAGGGCGAAGCCCAGCTTCGTCGTCTCCCACGAACTGGGCCTGGACCAGGCGTCGTCGGCCTACGACAAGTTCGACAAGCGGATCGAGGGCTACACGAAGGTCGTGCTGCACCCCTGA